The Acetivibrio saccincola genome window below encodes:
- the clpA gene encoding ATP-dependent Clp protease ATP-binding subunit ClpA codes for MRLDETTNRIIMAGYSQAKQQKHEYFTPEHILYASLFFDEVKTIIKSCGGNIENIKKDLLAYFKEHIPVTEDSDPIESVDVNNVIQSTAFHCASSGKDVIYIGDIIASLYNLEESFARYILLKNGVKKLDLLRYISHGVSLVPTKPKDTSLQTIESYTEDFEDEFEEDYEDDFDKDFEGNEFLSNFTIELTAKAKRGEIDPVIGREDIINRTIQVLSRRLKNNPIHVGEPGVGKTAITEGLANMIAEDRVPKSLKNCKIYYLDMGSLIAGTKYRGDFEERIKKVLNEIKEQKKAIVYIDEIHTIVGAGSVSDGAMDASNIIKPFLTEGKLRFIGSTTYDEYKKYFEKDRALSRRFQKIDVPEPSVEDTYKILLGLKDRYEKFHNVKYTDKALKHAAELSAKYIQDRFLPDKAIDVIDETAAYIRLNCEDEEKTITIKEKDIERTVSFIARVPQETVSRDEITKLKNLDKELKSQIFGQDNAINAVTTAIKRSRAGFNEGEKPVASLLFVGPTGVGKTELSKQLSKILNIPLIRFDMSEYQEKHTVARLIGSPPGYVGYEEGGLLTEAIRKNPHCVLLLDEIEKAHPDIFNVLLQIMDYATLTETNGRKADFRNVILIMTSNAGARDVGKTLIGFDQRSVDVSAMTKEVEKVFSPEFRNRLDDIVVFNHIDEKMAVLIAKKAINQFREKLKEKNIKLRVSSKCYKWLAEKGKTSVFGAREILRIVQEEIKTYFVDEVLFGELSKGGTAFIDVVDNRIKIHKIA; via the coding sequence ATGAGATTAGATGAAACTACAAACAGAATAATTATGGCAGGTTACAGCCAGGCAAAACAGCAAAAACACGAGTACTTCACACCTGAACACATTTTATATGCTTCTCTTTTCTTTGATGAAGTTAAAACCATTATAAAAAGCTGTGGAGGAAATATTGAAAATATAAAAAAGGATCTTTTGGCATATTTTAAGGAACACATACCGGTTACAGAGGATTCAGACCCAATAGAGTCTGTTGATGTAAATAATGTAATCCAGTCAACTGCTTTTCACTGTGCATCCTCCGGCAAAGATGTTATATACATTGGCGATATTATAGCTTCCCTTTATAACCTGGAAGAATCCTTTGCCCGCTATATACTTTTAAAAAATGGTGTCAAAAAATTAGACCTGTTAAGATATATATCCCATGGAGTATCTTTAGTACCCACCAAGCCTAAAGATACATCCCTACAAACTATAGAATCTTATACAGAAGATTTTGAAGATGAGTTTGAAGAGGATTATGAAGATGACTTCGATAAGGATTTTGAAGGAAACGAATTTTTAAGTAATTTCACCATTGAGCTTACAGCCAAAGCAAAAAGAGGTGAAATAGACCCTGTTATTGGCAGAGAAGATATTATAAACAGAACCATTCAGGTTTTGTCAAGAAGGTTAAAAAACAATCCTATACATGTTGGAGAGCCTGGAGTTGGGAAAACTGCCATTACCGAAGGTTTAGCCAATATGATAGCGGAGGACAGGGTTCCTAAATCCTTGAAAAATTGCAAAATATACTATCTGGATATGGGAAGCCTGATTGCAGGAACTAAGTACAGAGGTGATTTTGAAGAAAGAATAAAAAAAGTATTAAATGAAATAAAAGAACAGAAAAAAGCCATTGTCTATATAGATGAAATTCATACAATTGTAGGTGCCGGCTCTGTTTCAGATGGTGCCATGGACGCCTCCAACATAATAAAACCTTTTTTAACAGAAGGTAAACTCCGCTTTATAGGCTCTACCACCTATGATGAATATAAAAAATATTTTGAAAAAGACCGTGCCCTGTCCAGAAGATTCCAAAAAATTGACGTACCTGAACCATCTGTTGAGGACACTTACAAAATTCTATTGGGATTAAAGGACCGGTACGAAAAATTTCACAATGTAAAATACACAGACAAGGCTTTAAAACATGCAGCAGAACTATCTGCAAAATACATTCAGGACAGATTCCTTCCTGATAAGGCAATTGACGTTATAGATGAAACCGCTGCCTATATCAGGCTTAACTGTGAAGATGAAGAAAAAACCATAACAATAAAAGAAAAAGACATTGAAAGAACTGTATCTTTTATTGCAAGAGTACCTCAAGAAACTGTTTCCCGTGATGAAATTACAAAGCTGAAGAATTTAGACAAAGAGCTAAAATCCCAGATATTTGGACAAGACAATGCCATAAACGCTGTAACTACTGCAATTAAAAGATCAAGGGCAGGTTTTAACGAAGGGGAAAAACCTGTAGCCTCCCTCCTCTTTGTAGGACCTACAGGAGTTGGGAAAACAGAGCTTTCAAAACAGCTGTCTAAAATTTTAAATATACCTCTTATAAGGTTTGACATGAGTGAATACCAGGAAAAGCATACAGTGGCAAGGCTCATTGGCTCCCCTCCCGGTTATGTGGGCTATGAGGAAGGCGGGCTTTTAACTGAGGCAATAAGAAAAAACCCCCACTGTGTACTTCTTTTAGATGAAATTGAAAAAGCGCATCCGGATATATTTAACGTACTGCTTCAAATTATGGACTATGCTACCCTTACAGAAACCAACGGCAGAAAAGCGGACTTTAGAAATGTAATACTAATAATGACTTCCAATGCCGGTGCAAGGGATGTTGGCAAAACCCTTATTGGTTTTGACCAGAGAAGCGTAGATGTAAGTGCCATGACCAAAGAAGTAGAAAAGGTATTTTCGCCTGAATTCCGCAACCGCTTAGATGATATAGTGGTCTTCAACCACATTGATGAAAAAATGGCTGTTCTTATAGCCAAAAAAGCTATAAATCAATTTAGGGAAAAACTAAAGGAGAAAAATATCAAACTCAGGGTATCCTCTAAGTGTTATAAATGGCTTGCTGAAAAAGGAAAAACTTCTGTTTTTGGAGCAAGGGAAATATTAAGAATTGTACAGGAAGAAATTAAAACATACTTTGTGGACGAGGTTTTATTCGGTGAATTGTCTAAAGGCGGTACCGCCTTTATAGATGTAGTTGATAACCGGATAAAAATTCACAAAATAGCATAG
- the clpS gene encoding ATP-dependent Clp protease adapter ClpS: MAKKTVYKEDTTTDFKKPKLYRVILLNDDYTTMDFVVEILMSVFHKDPFEATQIMLNVHQNGKGIVGVYTYDIAKTKVSQVEQLAKEREFPLGIIMEPE, from the coding sequence ATGGCGAAAAAAACCGTATATAAAGAAGATACTACAACTGATTTTAAAAAACCAAAACTATACCGTGTAATACTTTTAAATGACGATTATACAACAATGGATTTTGTTGTTGAAATATTAATGTCGGTATTTCACAAAGACCCTTTTGAAGCAACGCAAATTATGCTAAACGTTCATCAAAACGGAAAAGGTATTGTAGGCGTTTATACATATGACATAGCTAAGACCAAAGTATCCCAGGTAGAGCAACTTGCAAAAGAAAGGGAGTTTCCACTAGGTATAATTATGGAACCAGAATAA
- a CDS encoding D-alanyl-D-alanine carboxypeptidase family protein, which translates to MNNRRILPILYITVFLLTVSLCTSLIGANTNEPEIDSVSAILIDAHRGQILFEKNPKEKLHISSANKIMTALLTIEKEPRPEESKVTISRRAVTVDGAVSNLEVGEQYRVEDLIYSVMLKSANDSANALAEYIGGSIEDFVNLMNQKAEELGMEDTVFVNPTGLQEEGQYTTAYDMARLMRYALNNPGFERVFKARAWIWADQNEFLQNENKLFWSRDDVDGGRIGFNDIERQTSITSATQENMRLVAIVLDSPEATLDENVNKLLDYGFANFKRSILVEKEQRFRMLSVGDEVVELISKSDYYYVHPIGVDYVKEVETHIEDIIEPPLTKEQEVGFVRYILMDDTFIDVKIYPKDNVYSNVSMLSNIIRKLKEYKELTFLIAALIILEIIIIIYKLIKGFVYVFSKIKMKFKNG; encoded by the coding sequence ATGAACAACAGAAGGATATTACCAATTTTATATATAACTGTTTTTTTGCTAACAGTCTCTTTGTGTACAAGTTTAATTGGTGCTAATACTAATGAACCAGAAATAGATTCAGTTTCGGCAATTTTGATAGATGCTCACAGGGGACAGATATTATTTGAAAAAAACCCTAAAGAAAAACTTCATATTTCCAGCGCCAACAAAATTATGACGGCTCTCCTTACTATAGAGAAGGAGCCAAGACCTGAAGAGTCTAAAGTAACCATAAGCAGAAGAGCTGTAACGGTTGACGGTGCGGTGTCTAATTTAGAGGTAGGAGAGCAATACAGGGTTGAAGACCTTATATATTCTGTAATGTTAAAATCTGCAAATGACAGCGCTAATGCACTGGCAGAGTATATAGGGGGGAGCATTGAGGATTTTGTAAACCTTATGAATCAAAAGGCAGAAGAACTGGGTATGGAGGATACTGTTTTTGTAAACCCCACAGGTCTTCAGGAGGAGGGACAGTATACCACTGCCTATGATATGGCCAGGCTAATGAGGTATGCATTAAATAACCCGGGCTTTGAACGTGTATTTAAAGCCAGAGCATGGATTTGGGCAGATCAAAATGAGTTTTTGCAAAATGAAAATAAGCTTTTTTGGAGCCGGGATGATGTTGACGGGGGAAGAATTGGCTTTAATGATATAGAGCGCCAGACTTCTATAACTTCAGCTACACAGGAAAATATGAGACTTGTAGCCATTGTACTTGATTCACCTGAGGCAACTCTTGATGAAAATGTGAATAAGCTGTTGGATTATGGTTTTGCCAATTTTAAAAGAAGTATTTTAGTTGAGAAGGAGCAGCGCTTTAGGATGCTGTCTGTTGGGGATGAAGTTGTAGAGTTGATTAGTAAAAGCGATTACTACTATGTCCATCCTATAGGGGTTGACTATGTTAAGGAAGTTGAAACCCATATAGAAGACATTATAGAGCCTCCGCTTACAAAGGAACAGGAAGTTGGGTTTGTAAGATATATTTTAATGGATGATACATTTATTGATGTAAAAATATATCCTAAAGATAATGTATATTCTAATGTAAGCATGCTTTCAAATATAATAAGGAAACTGAAAGAGTATAAGGAACTTACCTTTTTAATTGCGGCACTTATTATTTTAGAAATAATTATAATAATTTATAAGTTAATAAAGGGATTTGTATATGTTTTTTCAAAAATAAAAATGAAATTTAAGAATGGATAA
- the ablA gene encoding lysine 2,3-aminomutase has protein sequence MKNSYKNMSIWKNVSEEQWNDWRWQISNRITTLEELEQVINLTDEEREGVKKALKYLRMAITPYYATLMDVDNYDCPIRRQGVPTIYETELSNSDMTDPLEEGLDSPLPGLTHRYPDRVLLLITDQCSMYCRHCTRRRFAGHDDKAMPLKNIKRAIEYIKKHKEIRDVLLSGGDALCVSDSTLDYILGSIRAIKHVEVIRIGTRTPVVMPQRITKELCDIIKKHHPVWLNTHFNHPNEITKEAKQACEMLVNAGVPLGNQSVLLKGINDCPYIMKKLVHELVKMRVRPYYLYQCDLSEGIEHFRTSVSTGIEIIEMLRGHTSGFAVPTFVVDAPGGGGKIPVNPQYVVSQSPEKIILRNFEGVICSYSEPKDKTHECKNCGLCKKYRNEDNVGIEQLYEEENISLIPRSNIRLNRRKSFNVYSKT, from the coding sequence ATGAAAAACAGCTACAAAAATATGTCTATATGGAAAAATGTCAGTGAGGAACAATGGAATGATTGGAGATGGCAAATTTCTAACAGAATAACAACATTAGAAGAACTTGAACAGGTTATTAATCTTACGGATGAAGAAAGGGAAGGGGTAAAAAAGGCCCTTAAATATTTAAGGATGGCTATTACACCTTATTATGCAACACTCATGGATGTTGATAATTATGATTGTCCAATAAGGAGACAAGGAGTGCCCACTATTTATGAAACGGAGCTTTCCAATTCAGATATGACAGATCCCTTAGAGGAAGGTCTTGACTCACCGTTACCGGGACTTACCCATAGATATCCTGACAGGGTTTTGCTTCTTATTACCGATCAGTGTTCAATGTATTGCAGGCATTGTACAAGAAGGCGTTTTGCAGGGCATGATGACAAAGCAATGCCTTTAAAAAATATAAAAAGGGCAATTGAGTATATTAAAAAACATAAAGAAATACGTGATGTGCTTCTTTCAGGTGGAGATGCATTATGTGTTTCTGACAGCACTTTAGACTATATTTTAGGAAGCATACGTGCAATTAAGCATGTTGAAGTTATCAGAATCGGAACCAGGACCCCTGTTGTAATGCCCCAAAGGATCACAAAAGAACTTTGTGATATAATAAAAAAGCATCATCCGGTTTGGCTTAATACGCATTTTAATCATCCTAATGAAATAACAAAAGAAGCAAAACAGGCATGTGAAATGCTTGTAAATGCCGGTGTGCCTCTGGGGAATCAATCTGTTCTTTTAAAAGGTATAAATGATTGTCCTTATATAATGAAAAAGCTGGTTCATGAATTGGTAAAGATGAGAGTAAGACCTTATTATTTGTACCAATGTGACTTGTCAGAAGGAATTGAACATTTCAGGACATCTGTATCAACAGGAATTGAAATAATAGAAATGTTAAGAGGGCATACGTCCGGTTTTGCCGTACCTACCTTTGTAGTGGATGCACCCGGAGGGGGAGGTAAGATACCTGTAAACCCTCAATATGTTGTTTCCCAGTCTCCGGAAAAAATAATATTGAGAAATTTTGAAGGTGTAATATGTTCATATTCTGAACCAAAAGATAAAACTCATGAGTGTAAAAACTGTGGATTATGTAAAAAATACAGAAATGAAGACAATGTTGGTATAGAACAACTGTATGAGGAAGAGAATATAAGCTTAATACCAAGAAGTAATATAAGATTAAATAGGAGGAAGAGTTTTAATGTATATTCAAAAACTTAA
- the ablB gene encoding putative beta-lysine N-acetyltransferase has product MYIQKLNFSDNRHKKLEDCLLYFDYFNSRLKILKYNVLSNDLTDEILRHAKRENLGKVIINCREEDLDVLKKAGFVVEGVINGFFRGKDAQCVSFFIDKERAQAKRVEEKDKILKMCMDKIPISQPEELKEGYQLIDCGEKEIPQMIEIFKDIFKTYPSPVFDANYLKKMIKEKMLFKAILKNGKIISIASADMDEENLNAEITDCATYPEYRGQGLLTNLIYSLENDLRKKGYYTLYSLSRAINPGINILLRKQGYHYKGRLINNSNICGGFEDMNIWVKNIIN; this is encoded by the coding sequence ATGTATATTCAAAAACTTAATTTTTCAGATAACAGGCATAAGAAACTGGAGGATTGTTTATTATATTTTGATTATTTTAATTCAAGGCTTAAAATATTAAAATATAATGTACTGTCAAATGATTTGACAGATGAGATATTGAGGCATGCAAAAAGAGAAAATTTAGGGAAAGTAATTATAAACTGCAGGGAAGAAGATTTGGACGTTCTAAAAAAAGCAGGTTTTGTAGTAGAAGGTGTTATAAATGGTTTCTTTAGAGGCAAAGATGCCCAATGCGTATCGTTTTTTATAGATAAGGAAAGGGCACAGGCAAAAAGAGTAGAGGAAAAAGATAAAATTCTGAAAATGTGTATGGATAAAATCCCGATATCTCAGCCGGAGGAACTAAAGGAAGGATATCAATTAATAGATTGCGGTGAAAAAGAAATACCACAAATGATTGAGATATTTAAAGATATTTTTAAAACATACCCGTCGCCTGTTTTTGATGCAAATTACTTAAAAAAAATGATAAAAGAGAAAATGTTGTTTAAAGCTATATTAAAAAATGGTAAAATAATAAGTATAGCATCAGCAGATATGGATGAGGAGAATTTAAATGCAGAAATAACAGATTGCGCCACTTATCCTGAATACAGGGGACAGGGTCTTTTGACAAATTTGATATATAGTTTGGAAAATGATTTAAGAAAGAAAGGCTATTACACCCTATATAGTTTATCTAGGGCAATAAATCCAGGGATAAATATACTTTTAAGAAAACAGGGGTATCATTACAAAGGCAGATTGATTAATAATAGTAATATTTGCGGCGGCTTTGAAGATATGAATATATGGGTGAAAAATATAATAAATTAG
- a CDS encoding cyclic-di-AMP receptor: MKLVFAIVNDKDGNKVMSKLNEKGFSVTKLCSSGGFLRTGNTTLMVGVEEEKLEEVLEIIESNSKSRKQVINAPVTPVDAGNVFMLNTIEVNVGGATIFVVDVEKFKKV; the protein is encoded by the coding sequence GTGAAGCTTGTTTTTGCTATTGTAAATGATAAAGACGGAAACAAGGTAATGAGTAAGCTTAATGAAAAAGGGTTTAGCGTTACAAAGCTTTGTTCTTCAGGAGGTTTTTTAAGAACAGGAAATACAACGCTTATGGTGGGTGTGGAAGAAGAAAAGTTAGAAGAAGTACTAGAGATAATTGAAAGCAACTCTAAAAGCAGAAAACAAGTGATAAATGCTCCTGTTACCCCTGTAGATGCAGGTAATGTATTTATGTTAAATACCATAGAAGTAAATGTTGGTGGGGCAACTATTTTTGTAGTTGATGTTGAAAAATTTAAAAAGGTTTAA
- the amrA gene encoding AmmeMemoRadiSam system protein A: protein MGKIIGSYIFPHPPLIVPEVGQGAEARVIRTVEAAKKAAKSIAGKKPSTIIVITPHAPLFQEYIYISDAKVLKGNLEKFRAKDVSLAYENNLDLVEKIISISKKHGISAGGIEPGLFRGFWDLNKLDHGAIVPLYYIDKEYKDFKLVHMSITNYPLEKLYKFGTCISEAVKNSDENVVIVASSDLSHRLTHDGPYGYSEYGEKFDNLIVDCIKEKNIKEILSIDDDFREEAGECGLASIVIMLGALDRYETEPEFFSYEGPYGVGYMVSRINVIKEKTAEKTEIYDKNPYVSLAKKALETYVITGEIIGVPNDLPDEMLKNKAGTFVSIKKNGELRGCIGTILPTKENIALEIISNAISSGTRDPRFNAVREDELDSLSYSVDVLLEPEPIDSIEDLDVKKYGVIVRAGFRTGLLLPNLEGVDTPEEQVSIALRKAGISPKENYSMERFEVIRYGE, encoded by the coding sequence ATGGGAAAAATAATCGGCTCCTATATTTTTCCCCATCCTCCTTTGATTGTGCCGGAGGTTGGGCAGGGAGCAGAAGCAAGAGTTATTAGAACAGTTGAAGCTGCGAAAAAAGCTGCTAAGAGTATTGCCGGGAAAAAGCCTTCAACAATAATTGTGATAACCCCCCATGCTCCGTTATTTCAGGAGTATATTTATATTTCTGATGCAAAAGTTTTAAAAGGGAATTTAGAAAAATTCCGTGCAAAAGATGTAAGTTTAGCTTATGAAAATAATTTGGATTTGGTGGAAAAGATAATTTCTATATCTAAAAAGCATGGTATAAGCGCAGGGGGAATTGAGCCAGGACTTTTCAGGGGATTTTGGGATTTAAATAAGCTAGACCACGGCGCCATTGTACCCTTATACTATATAGACAAAGAATACAAGGATTTTAAGCTTGTTCACATGTCAATAACAAATTATCCTTTAGAAAAACTTTATAAATTTGGTACATGTATAAGTGAAGCTGTTAAAAATTCTGATGAAAATGTGGTTATTGTTGCCAGCAGTGACCTTTCCCACAGATTAACCCATGACGGGCCGTATGGCTATAGTGAGTATGGGGAAAAGTTTGATAATCTGATTGTAGATTGTATAAAGGAAAAGAATATTAAAGAAATTTTGAGTATAGATGATGATTTTAGGGAAGAGGCCGGTGAATGCGGATTAGCTTCAATTGTGATAATGCTGGGGGCACTGGATAGGTATGAGACGGAGCCGGAATTCTTTTCTTATGAAGGACCGTACGGTGTAGGTTATATGGTTTCAAGAATTAATGTAATAAAAGAAAAAACAGCAGAAAAAACTGAAATTTATGATAAAAATCCATATGTGTCCCTTGCCAAAAAAGCTTTGGAAACCTATGTAATAACAGGAGAGATAATAGGTGTCCCGAATGATTTGCCGGATGAGATGTTGAAAAATAAAGCAGGTACTTTTGTCTCCATTAAGAAAAACGGTGAGCTCCGGGGATGTATCGGTACTATACTTCCTACAAAAGAGAATATAGCATTGGAGATAATCAGCAATGCAATAAGTTCCGGAACCAGGGATCCAAGATTTAATGCTGTGAGAGAAGATGAATTGGATTCTCTTTCTTATTCGGTGGATGTGCTTTTAGAGCCTGAGCCCATTGATTCAATAGAGGATTTGGATGTAAAAAAATACGGGGTTATTGTAAGGGCAGGTTTTCGTACAGGACTGCTTCTTCCTAATTTAGAAGGGGTGGACACTCCTGAGGAACAAGTTAGCATAGCCCTTCGTAAAGCTGGAATAAGCCCTAAAGAAAATTATTCAATGGAAAGGTTTGAAGTGATAAGATACGGGGAATAA
- the amrS gene encoding AmmeMemoRadiSam system radical SAM enzyme, giving the protein MDVKKPAVFYIKEEDLKVKCTLCPHRCVLAPDKSGVCGTRKNIGGNLYTLNYGKVTSIALDPIEKKPLNNFKPGRMILSVGTFGCNLKCSFCQNWTIAHEIPRHYKITPEELKNKAVELIPEGNIGVAYTYNEPSTWYEFVYDTSVLIKEAGLSNVLVTNGYIEREPLEKLIPFIDAMNIDLKAYTDSFYRDICKGHLKHVKDTIEFAASKCHVEVTMLVIPGLNDSVLDIALASKWLSSLSPDIVLHLTRFFLNYKMRNRMPTPIQTLENARKEALKYLNYVYLGNV; this is encoded by the coding sequence TTGGATGTTAAAAAGCCGGCTGTATTTTATATAAAAGAGGAGGACTTAAAAGTTAAATGTACTTTATGCCCACATAGGTGCGTTTTAGCTCCTGATAAATCAGGGGTGTGTGGTACAAGGAAAAATATTGGAGGGAATTTATATACACTAAATTATGGCAAAGTTACTTCCATTGCATTAGATCCTATAGAAAAAAAGCCTTTGAACAATTTTAAGCCAGGACGTATGATATTATCCGTTGGTACATTTGGCTGTAATTTAAAATGTTCATTTTGCCAAAACTGGACCATTGCCCATGAAATTCCAAGACACTACAAAATAACGCCTGAGGAGCTTAAAAATAAAGCAGTGGAACTTATACCGGAAGGAAATATAGGTGTTGCATATACCTATAATGAACCTTCCACATGGTATGAATTTGTATACGACACGTCTGTATTGATAAAAGAAGCGGGTTTATCTAATGTGCTTGTTACAAACGGGTATATTGAAAGAGAGCCACTGGAAAAACTCATTCCTTTTATTGACGCAATGAATATTGATTTAAAGGCATATACCGATTCTTTTTACAGGGATATTTGTAAAGGTCATTTGAAGCATGTGAAGGACACTATAGAATTTGCAGCTTCAAAATGTCATGTGGAGGTGACTATGCTTGTAATCCCCGGACTTAATGATTCTGTATTGGATATTGCTTTAGCTTCAAAATGGCTTTCATCTTTGTCACCTGATATTGTCCTTCATTTAACAAGATTTTTCCTTAATTACAAAATGAGGAATAGGATGCCTACACCCATACAGACTCTTGAAAATGCTAGAAAAGAGGCGTTAAAATATTTGAATTACGTATATCTTGGCAATGTATAA
- the cdaA gene encoding diadenylate cyclase CdaA, with product MNLLNIQNFKEFFDSVILSLLDVKGPWDIVKSLIDIGIVSYVIYKLIKLVRETRAWQLLKGVFVILIAARLSDALGFRTIAFILRIIIQYITIALIVLFQPELRRGLEKIGRSRFRNIFSFEEETDTVKVRALIEEIVKAVTSMAKTYTGALIVIERETKIGDIVNSGIQIDANVTSELLINIFSPNTPLHDGAVVIRERKIKAAACFLPLTENPNISKDLGTRHRAALGITEVSDSIVVVVSEESGKISVALNGGLTRNLTGDSLRKALNKNLLNMEAPNKKLGLWKVKSKNE from the coding sequence ATGAATTTGCTAAATATACAAAATTTTAAAGAGTTTTTTGATTCTGTTATTTTAAGTTTGCTGGACGTTAAAGGTCCTTGGGATATTGTTAAATCATTAATAGATATTGGTATAGTATCTTATGTAATATATAAGCTTATAAAACTTGTAAGGGAAACTAGGGCGTGGCAGCTATTAAAGGGTGTCTTTGTTATCCTTATTGCTGCCAGATTAAGTGATGCTTTAGGTTTTAGGACCATTGCGTTTATTTTGAGAATAATCATTCAATACATAACAATTGCATTAATTGTATTGTTCCAGCCGGAGCTGAGAAGGGGTTTAGAGAAGATAGGCAGAAGCAGGTTCAGGAATATTTTTTCATTCGAAGAAGAAACAGATACAGTTAAAGTGAGGGCATTAATAGAAGAGATTGTAAAAGCAGTTACCAGCATGGCAAAGACATATACAGGTGCCCTTATTGTTATAGAAAGAGAAACAAAAATTGGGGATATAGTTAATTCCGGCATACAAATTGATGCAAATGTTACATCAGAACTCTTAATTAATATTTTTTCTCCTAATACACCTCTTCATGATGGTGCCGTTGTTATAAGGGAAAGGAAGATTAAAGCGGCGGCTTGTTTTCTGCCGCTTACAGAAAATCCAAATATAAGTAAAGATTTAGGAACGAGACACAGGGCAGCTTTAGGAATAACAGAAGTATCTGATTCAATAGTGGTTGTTGTATCTGAAGAATCCGGAAAGATTTCAGTGGCACTAAATGGCGGGTTAACAAGAAACCTTACCGGTGATAGTTTAAGAAAAGCCCTAAATAAAAATCTTCTTAATATGGAAGCGCCCAACAAGAAGCTGGGGTTATGGAAGGTGAAGTCTAAAAATGAGTAG
- a CDS encoding CdaR family protein — protein MSRLFEKDIGIKIISLFFAVVLWFFVLDSSNPVISYDFNIPLKIENEESLKEKGFVIVNKNFPRNISVSVKGRQNKISTLDVNDIEAIIDLEKIDDVKTKSLHVDVYIHKEGFSIESITPGVVNFELEKVEKNSFPVNIVIEGKPKENYKLIGVSSTPETIFVEATDSVVNSIGEIKVFVDISNITSEMVIQKECVVYDVNGEVLEDEELIFNVNVEVEMAKEVPIVPVVKGKPARNYIDGVHKVSPDKALITGPPDIIEWIDNVKTQEIDIENANQSVTKTVELNIPEGVRLIETPENVYVDVVIEKVAVREFTIKSWDIAIENAVIDGSLIYEIPGTDINISIEGRKEELDRISVENLKPSIDVEGLKEGRHKRTLKVVLPRTVDLLEDYEVEVIIEKKEDLDEG, from the coding sequence ATGAGTAGATTATTTGAAAAGGATATAGGTATAAAAATCATATCATTGTTTTTTGCAGTTGTTTTGTGGTTTTTTGTTTTAGACAGTTCAAACCCTGTAATTTCTTATGACTTTAATATACCTCTGAAAATTGAAAATGAAGAGAGTTTAAAGGAAAAAGGGTTTGTTATTGTAAATAAAAATTTTCCCAGAAATATTTCTGTTAGTGTAAAAGGGCGGCAGAATAAAATAAGCACTTTAGATGTAAATGATATAGAGGCTATAATTGATTTAGAAAAAATAGATGATGTTAAGACTAAAAGCCTTCATGTTGATGTATATATACATAAGGAGGGCTTTTCCATAGAAAGCATTACCCCGGGTGTGGTAAATTTTGAATTGGAGAAAGTAGAAAAAAATTCTTTTCCTGTGAATATAGTTATAGAGGGGAAACCAAAAGAGAATTATAAGCTTATTGGAGTATCGTCCACACCTGAAACTATATTTGTAGAAGCAACGGATTCTGTGGTTAACTCCATTGGGGAGATTAAAGTTTTTGTTGATATTAGCAATATAACAAGTGAGATGGTTATACAAAAAGAGTGTGTTGTCTATGATGTAAATGGTGAAGTTTTAGAAGATGAAGAGCTTATATTCAATGTAAATGTAGAAGTGGAAATGGCAAAGGAAGTGCCTATAGTTCCTGTTGTAAAGGGGAAACCGGCTAGAAATTATATAGACGGAGTTCATAAGGTTTCACCTGATAAAGCTCTTATAACAGGTCCGCCGGATATAATTGAGTGGATTGACAATGTAAAAACACAAGAAATAGATATAGAAAATGCTAACCAAAGCGTTACAAAAACCGTTGAGCTGAATATTCCGGAAGGGGTACGCTTAATTGAAACACCAGAAAATGTTTATGTTGATGTGGTTATTGAAAAAGTAGCGGTGCGTGAATTTACAATAAAAAGCTGGGATATAGCAATTGAAAATGCAGTTATAGATGGTTCACTAATATATGAGATTCCGGGAACGGATATAAATATTAGTATAGAGGGAAGAAAAGAAGAACTTGACAGGATTTCAGTGGAAAATTTAAAACCAAGTATAGATGTGGAAGGTCTTAAAGAAGGCAGGCATAAGAGAACATTAAAAGTTGTGCTTCCAAGGACTGTAGACCTTTTAGAGGACTATGAAGTAGAAGTTATTATTGAAAAAAAAGAAGATTTGGATGAAGGATAA